In the genome of Carya illinoinensis cultivar Pawnee chromosome 13, C.illinoinensisPawnee_v1, whole genome shotgun sequence, the window caataaatataaagagtaagggtaagagagaagcaaactcaatatgttaacgaggttcggctccactgcctacgtcctcgcctcaagctaccccttgaggattctcgaattcactattcaatctccttcaggtagagatagaaacctattacacatttgaacaacaccgctacaaaggatccgtgtagaacaccctctacacttgcaatcaccttacacgtggtgattcaactattccccgtgtagaatactttctacacgcacaagagttatacacaccatttttctgatacaaaagctgatagtgggtaggttatcagaaaacactcctcaatgagtgaaataagaataatacagcgcaaactatatctctaaggctcaatgcttagagaagagagaatgaaaactttgaatgaatgttgtatgctctggatgttgtaaatgtgaagctctcaaatgatctatttatatgcatatgagatttcatattcaaatttaaaaagattcacatgtcaaagacaacatcattcaatttttcaaaaaattcaaataaaaggttcttccttttcaattgtcaaagacaacatcattcatttttcaaaaacttcaaacctaatcttttacttttggcatatgacaaaagaagcacactttcctttttcaaaaattcaaacctaatcttttactttttgtatatgacaaaaggagcacactttacttttcaaatttttcaaacaaaatcatctaccttttgtataagtctaaaaaagcatcaatgacttttgaaaatattcaaataaaacatacacatgtgaaagataaaaattaatcatctttaatattttcaaagttcaaccctttaatcaaggtatgcacatgtgaaagatgacaatcaatcatctttcaaaattttcaaaatattcatacacatgtggaaaatgtattttaatgctttatgataaaatattaatttttgagccttaatcctaatttcgaatttttaagagatttacatatTACtcaatgactttaatgtgaacttgttcccttcttgctcatgcttggttccttgatgtgcttgactccattgtgtggacaacttgagcttgagactctttcattctttgaattcatttgttatcatcaaaatccatgtgtagatatataattacacaatacTTGAAACCTTATGTTCAACacatgctttatttatttattatcattagttTTTTGTGGTCATTATACACCACATTATGATATTATCTACTGGTCTAAATACATTGAATTAAGAGAGTAAGAGACTATAAGGAATACAACAACCAGGATCATTGAGAAAAGATTTCCCAGGATATTACAACCTCACAACCAGTTTTTTcccaaatgctttctacctagGATTGATGGTTGGCGTGACTTCACTTTCAAGGTTGCTTCCAGATACATCTAATGACACATAAGGATACTTCACTGtagaggatgatgatgatggtggtggAGTCACAACTTTTTCCACATCTGTGAACATGTGATCTGCTGTTATGGAGTCAGCCTCTGGCGTCATACTGCAAATGCTTTCAAGTTCTCGAACCACCTCTGCCATTGAAGGTCGTGCATCTGTATCTTCTTGGCAACACTTGAGGGCCAAGGTAAAAAATTTCACTACGCTTTCAGAAGGATAAGACCCCATCTGCTCATCAATGATTGAAAAGATCATACCAGATTGATATGCAACGTTAACCTGAAAAGGATGAAAACTATTTCcgtaaaaaatatacatataacatACTATTATATTAGACACTGCAGCCAGGGCATCTAAAATGTTATGTTCTATAATAAAATACTGACCACATGCAAGATATTTAAATCTAGTATGCAAGATATTAAGAAGTATGTGTTGGACAAAGGTCTCACTCAAGGCTGATGGTAACGATTGTTTAAGAAATTCATGTCTGCTGACTTATTGAAGCTGAAACTGAAACTTGTAAAGGAGATATCCCTCTCAAGtaattataactatataaaatgagagagacagacagacagacagaaaGTAAAAGCtgcttcattattttttatgctgTAGGAATAACATAAATTACAGAACTACATTTTTACCTCTCTAACAATGTTTTTGCCATGGGAGATTGGCTGCATCCCAGTCAGGAGTTCTAGAAAAACAACACCAAGACTATAAACGTCACTTTTGTCCGTCAGCTTATGAGTTAAGAAGTACTCTGGATCTAGGTAGCCCTGCATGCAAAGTTATAACAAAGAATGAGAAGATAAAGAAATAGACACCAGTTACTTTCATCTCTTATGGCATACCATTAAGCCTTTCATCTAGTCTAGGCTCCACTTCCTTCTAATTAAAAACAGAGATATTGATACAAATTGTTGTATAAAACTATAACTTCAACTTATGCAAAAGATCAAATTCTATTTGCTGAATATCATCTATACAAGTCTTACTGGTGTTCCCTTCACAACTGTGGATACATAATTAGGAACGGTCCCTTCAATATCTGCAACTGGGGCAAGTCGCGAAAGTCCAAAATCAGCAACTTTTGCCCTGTACTTAGAGTCCAATAATATATTGCTAGCCTTGATATCTCGGTGAAATATCGGAGGATTAGCATCTGTATGCAGGTAGAGGATGCCCTTAGCTGAACCCAGTGCAATTCTCAATCTCATAGCAAAATTCAGAGGAGCTTTAGCCTTGGCTGTATTGTTTTACACACATAAAAAATCAATTAGACCATTTGTATGGAACAAAgactgagaaaagaaaaggctgTTCTGTTTATCTcttaaagaaaaagacaaaaaagacaGAGGTGGAGGGGAAGTGTGCCGTTGCAAATCCTATATTGCAGTTTTCACTTGCACTCATATGCAATGAAGAGCACTCAATggtgaaaatcaagaaaagtaaGCTTAAGGATTATAAGGCATACCAGAAAGGTTATCCCGTAGAGTACCATTTGACATAAACTCATAGACCAACATCTGCATACACAACAATACTCAGATGAAGCCATTCCCAAaggctaaaaataaaataaaatcaatgcaACTTCAGCAACAGAGAGCAAGAAAAACTAGTCCTTTTGTCATGAAAGTCAAAAGAATTTTATGGGAGAAAAGTACAGCTTATAAAAAGAGAGGAATGACTCTATTGTCCTGAGGGTATTGTGGAGATATCCAactttttttacacttttttaaaaacaaataggCCTTATTTCATGAGGAATTTGAATATGCTTCTATATTATCAATGAAAAAAGCTGCACCAGTCATGTAATGTCCCTAGGGGGTTGAATTATTAttaagatatttaaaatatatttttatatttttgtaatgtatatcttaatatataatacaataatattataaacatattttggagcataaaaaatttatcaatatatCTATCAATTAAACATGTATGAGGTACATTTATAGTAATTAAAATAGATAAGagttttccttctttaattaaaaaaaaaaaaaaaaaaaacccttaataatttatcattaaCTAGAAGGAAGGTAGAAAAAGGCCAAAGGCCATGCATAAAAAAGtactaaaaataacaaaaagttTGAAGGAGACCCAAATAAGAATAGAAAAAGATTACtatgagtttttttaatatataacttttggcttttaaaatttttagcgTCAAAATCTGAAGTTTTTAAGAAAAGATCAAAGTTTACCAGATTTGGGGCTATATTGTGAATtctaatagaaaaatgataaacttgcaactcttttACAACTTTATAACTATCTAACATCTCTATTTCAAATAGATGGTagttatgtaaaattaaaattattttttggtaCGATTGAATTGGTTAATTGTAAAAGGAGTTGTATAAGAGTTGTAGGTGTACTATTACCATTCTAATAAAAACCAAATTCTACATATCTTTAAGTTTCCTAAAAGATGATAAGATTCTTATATTGTTGGATAGTTTAGggttgtttgaaaattttaaatgtggaatataatttttataattttttcaaagatataaaaacataaatgaccTTTTTCGGTCAGCCACCCCAGACCCGCCATTGGTTGGAAAGAACTATCTCCTCATTGATTCAGGAACAAGATTAATAAATACTctaatttattgattttctttcgATATCATTTGCAGTTGAGATGAGAAAAGGCACCTGTTCCCATTCTTCATCACAATATCCAACTAAAGACACAAGGTTTCGATGATGTAACCTTGACAACAATTCTATCTCTGTCAAGAACTCCTTCTCACCCTGCAAGGATCCCTCTTGTGCACGTTTTATGGCCACTACTGAGCCATCAACCAGAATTCCTTTATAAACTTTTCCGTACCCTCCTTGGCCAGCCTGAGTGGAGCTGTTAAAATTGTTTGTAGCCGTAGCCAATTCTCCATAAGTGAAAAACTTCACACCATCAATTTTCATGGAGGCCTTAGATGCTGCATATTAAATAAAGATCAAACGTTGAAAATGAAAGCACAGATGCTGTCCCCATTGTTTAAAAATGATCGATACAGTTGTGAATACAGTTGTAATTTTCCATTCATATTTCCAAGATTCAGATAGTTTCAGTACAAGTGCAAATACAGATGTGATAACAATGTACAGAAGAAAACTTATGAGCATGTTACAGTTCCTTAAAACAAGTGAATGTAATCCAATAACCAATTCTTAGGCAAATTAAAAACCCCATTGATATGACTACATACTATCCTGAGATATTTCCTGCTAAAGCAGAACAGGATGCAGAGTTTGAAGCTCATAAACACTGACTCTTTAAAACCCTTTTCAGGATTTGACAAGATGCAATGagcatacatataaaaaatgaactCATTCATGCCAAAGGGCCTCAATCAGATGCGTCTAtactatagtattttttttcttcattttgtgattGGACTTCATTCACTGCTCTGATATAGGTGGTGTAACCTAATTCCCATATTCAAGAATTCAATAAAATAGGAGGGAAACAGGTATCACATCTCTCTGATAATTCAATGAACAAATGATGACGGGAAAACCAAACAAATCCGCATCCCAAATCAACAAGGATGGGTCATACAATTTCACTCATCAACTTTTGCTAACGAAAGAAACAATTGGTCAAGCTCTTAATTACCGTATGAATTTACATCAAGCATTAAGACAGCTTTTGTTACATATCAATTACTAACAAGTAAAACAGTAAAATAAATAGTGCTGtctaggggtgagcatcggccggtccggaccggcaaaaccgaccggaccggtactgtttggaccggaccggaccggaccgaattgggtccggtccggtccggtcccatttttaagaGACCGAAAATATTTGGTCCAGTCCCGGTCCgagagtttttcaccccggaccggaccgaatagaattaaaaataaaaaaataaaaatattatttatatatattatttatataatagttgtatataattaattatataattatatatggtataaaaaaatattaatagtctaatatagactatagttatattaatatagttatattaaatcactataactaatacttcaacaatagctatagtgatctatactaatagtctactattaatactaatatactattatataatttatatagttatactaatcactataattaatactatgtatagctatatagtatatttatcactttaattaatataatttaaatatcactatacttatatttaatgaatatataaaaatcattatagttaatacttatatagttatactaaagcactgatttaccataactaatattactaatatatagctatattaatggtctaatactattataatttatatagttatactaatcataataagttaataactaaatcactagaaatataactatatatatttagtatgaatgtattattatattatttaatatataactataatatatagtactagtatatattaatatattataagagttatagtataaatataatatataaattataatatactaaatcaccataacaataactaatactaatatatagttatactaatagtctactattatataattatactaatcactataattaaaactaatatatagctatacaatatacttatatagttgtattaatactattagtctattatttactctaaaactcaattctaatataggctatatagttataactaatactaatatttatattaatactaatgatgtagaatatagttatactaactaattgattcaacataactaatattactaatataatatagccaaattgaattactaatagtctaatactaatacaattatatagttatactaatcataaattcataataactaaatcattataagtctataattatatatatttagtatcaatgtattactatattctttaatgtataactattaactataatatatagtactagtataaccgatcaaaaatatatatatatatatatatataatactagtatatatattaatgtattaacatattataaaagttatagaataaattataatatatcatatatttgtaaatttataatagtattagtatagttagcttaatatataatatgttagtattaaatcactataactacatagagtattattaataagagtattactattatttaatatagtattacatatagtattactatcattacatatagttattagttatagtattagtactagtatagttattaatactagtatagttattagtactaatagactaatagtaatagtattagttattagtattacatatagttacatatataattatcactattactattattacatatagttattagttatagtatagttattattacatatatttattagttatagtattattactaatagactaatagtattagcatattactaatatatatataatagtatactatatgtatatatattaaatatattacaatataattacataaatattaaaaaaaatgtcattaaatattagcatattacataaatatataattatcactattactattattacatatagttattagttatagtatagttattattacatatatttattagttatagtattattactaatagactaatagtattagcatattactaatatatatataatagtatactatatgtatatatattaaatatattacaatataattacataaatatttaaaaaaatgtcattaaatattagcatattacataaatatatagttatcactattactattattacatatagttattagttatagtatagttattattacatatatttattagttatagtattattactaatagactaatagtattagcatattactaatatatatataatagtatactatatgtatatatattaaatatattacaatataattacataaatattaaaaaaaatgtcattaaatattagcatattacataaatatatagttatcactattactattattacatatagttattagttatagtatagttattattacatatatttattagttatagtattattactaatagactaatagtattagcatattactaatatatatatataatactatatgtatatatattaaatatattacaatataattacataaatattaaaaaaaatgtcaatagataaataaaaaaataaaaaaaaattaaaaaaaaaagtcaaccttggaccgaatggaccgaccggaccggaccggtcctgatggaattcggtccggtccagggtgggaaaaccctggaccgaataggtccagtccggtccacaaaacctccccggactggaccggaccggaccgaactcacccctagacTGCTGTCATGGGGTTGAGCAGCCTCGAGCCCATTTGGCCAAGCTTTATTTTGAGCTCTGCACTGAGCTTATCAGGGATTTTAGAATGCTTTTAAGTTTAGGCTGAAGTCAGGCCGCTCTCAAGTTAGTAGAATTAATTTGACAAAATAGGTTTATTGTATATGTATGAATTATCGGAAATgttatacacacacatattgcATCTTATAAGTCAACAACTTTGTCACCAAAATTGTTAACATGGTAATAACTGGTTGTTCTTGAACCTAGATATGTTTTACGATATCTAGAACCCAAGTCTTACGATATGTTTCAGGAGACCTCCTCTCTTAATGATGTTTCTAATCGCAGCCCAGTCCAAACTTGGCGGAAAGTTGCCCAACAGTGTTAGCTGAGAAAAGCTAACATATTGAGCACTTCAGGCCAGGCTGAGGCCTTCCCACCTCAGGACAGGATTGGACAAGCATCTCTCTGGCCTGATTAACAGGCCCAATTTGGGTGCAAAATAGAGACAATTGCAGAAACAGTGAGAAATATTACATATCTACCAAAAAATCTGAAcatcagggaaaaaaaaaaaaaaaaaaagagagagaagaaaaagaaaagatactCACCACGACGTTTTCTTGAAATTGCACGGGTTTTCCTCACATGCCTTCTCAGTATCAGAAGAAAAACAACTGCGGACAATGTTACTGCACCCGCAATGGCCCCCAATACTATGCCAGCCAATGCGCCTTTGCTTAAAGAAGACCTTTGAGGGGTGGGAATTGCTGTGCGATTAGTGAATACTATGAGCATAAACTGACTCCAAACTATCCCTCAATATTCACCTCAAATATGAACACATCAAAGGTGATAAGATATGACTGGCATAGTTTGTCTTTGAGTGGGGTCAAGTCATAAGTGATATATGGTGTGAATTTGTAGATgcctttctttttaatattagacCATGTCTTAATCGACCATGCAAACTAAAAATCATCTTAAACAAGATGAAGCATTGCAGCTTTTTGTTTATGTGCTGGATTACAGAAGTGCAACCATATAACTAAGATGAAAGCATTGAACTGGCAAGATGAAGCCCATGTCACTCAGAGTGACAAGAATAGGCAAGCATTCTATGCAAACAAAGACCAGTAACAGTGAATAATGCCatatactaaaaatattttttaaagtataaagtaaTTCGATGGAATTCACTAAGTGTTCTGGAGAATACattcttcaacttcttttttctttttcttttttataagttaaataaattttattaaaacaaattaaataggCCTAACCCAAATACACAAGAACATTCTTCAACTTCTAAAATAAGCAACAATTCTAAATTCAACAAAAATGTCAAAAACGACTTCAGATAAGGGTTTGGAGACAAACCATCTTTGTAATCGTCCGGCAGGGTGAGGTTCAGAAGTTCATAAGGTCCAAAGATGGTTTGTTTAGCATCAGGTATTTTCCATGATTCAAACAAGTTCACGATTCGCTGGACCTCACTATCATTGAAAGTAAAACTTTCCGGAAAGAGCTTCAAGTACATTTTCAGCCGTGGTCCTTCTTCCCATTCAAGCGAATCGATGTACAGTTGATGACGGACTAACTCGAGACCAGATGTCAAGTAGTCCTCAAACTCAAATCTGTACGGAAAGAAATCTGAGAATCCAGGACTTTTTAACCGATATCCAATGAGCAGAGGGGCAACACAGACACAACCATCAGATGTGGGGGAATCTTCATAAGGGGGTGGACAAGAGCAAGGCAAAGTGCTATTGGTTGGACTCTGACTTTTACTTTCATCCTCCCTTTTAGATCCACAAAACTGGACTAGGTTTGCGTTCAAGCATAAGGGATTCCCTTGAAGCCTGGAAGTCAAGAATCAAAACATATCACATGATCATTATTCAATTACCATATCTATTCCACCTAACAATACATATAAAAGTATATCTATTCCCCCAGAAAacactaaaacaaaaaagagcaTATCTACACTCTTTTACCAAGTAGTCACCCTAATATGAGCATGGCGTTTATTACACATGAAGATCTACATGCCATGAATTGGGACATTTAAATTAGGAAGCAAGTCTAGAAGCAAACCAGACAGTGACATTTGGAGGTAGATCAGTACTGCCTGTAATATTTGAAAGCTCATTGTTCTGCAACTCCCTGGAATATGGACGAGGCATAATCGATAGCTTAGAAAATCCAATAGGTTACAACTTTGAATGTCACAAGGGAACATGTGAAAATCAGAACAAAGAAGCAACTTTATTTAAGAACAAGGCACTTGAGAGAATGAATATGCAGTCCCAAACAAAGACACTTTCAACCAAGGTAATAGTAACACTGTCATTCAGCTCTTACACTGTAAGTTTTTCCGTATTGTTCAAAGTCCTATTTTGCCAAATGCTGGATGGAATAGAGCCACTTAATAAATTGTTTGCAATTAACCTGCCATGGGGAACAATTCCAgaattaatgtcatttattCTATTAACACCTTGAATTCATTGACGTATATGGACTAAATATAACTTAAGGTAAGTGGAAACAAAAGGTTGTATAAATATGAAGTAAATTACAATAACATTGAACACAAAAGGATGAAACAGCAAGTACTACTCACAGTCCCTGGAGACGAGGAAGGCCCGTAAAGTTGATGGGGATTTCTCCAGTAAGATGGTTGTTGGATAAATCACTGAGTATATTGTTTAAATAATAGATTTCAGAAGTCAAGAGAAATCTTAGCACAAATTATCTTTAAAAACTGAAAGAAAAATCTGTAAAACTATGCGAcatctgaaaaataaattaaaacaaacataaaaagCATGCATATTACATCTTATTAGGAAGTTGCAGAATCTTACATAGTTGTAATATTCTCAGATAGCCTATCTGGCGGAATGGATCCATTTAGCTTGTTTGAACTGAGGTCTctgaaattcaaataaatatgGTATAAACAAAGTAGAAGTAACTAGCAGAGTTGTATTTGACAAGTAAAGAGAATTCAGCATGAAGCATTTGGTATTTTTGAGAAGCTCATCCATGACCATCTTATAATGacttgaaaatacaaaaaaaaaaaacacggtGACTTACAGATAAAGAAGTTTTGGTACTCTGCTCATATCGGGCATTTCTCCTTGCAAGTTGCAGTTCCTAAGGCTCCTGGTAAACCAACCAAGACataaatcaaaatttctcaacatGGACAGGTGAAAATGCGCAAATTTCATGATTCCCACTTGCATATAAAGCTTCTAAGAACATGAAAGGTTTGTGACAGCTGATGAAAATAGTGTAGCTTCTTTACAACTCAGGTAGATTACGTAAAGTCATGTTAGATATCAAACAGCATAAGATTAGTCATAGGAAAATATTGACACGTTCAGTATACCAGTGAGTGATATTTCAAAAGATGCAATGCCTTCTTGCCAACTTGGTTGGAGCAACTCCACATCTTCATTCAGTAACATTCCCACTTATAAGTTATATCCCTTTTCAATCGACGTTTGACTAATTAATTTATCAAACAAAATATCATTCTAGCTgttctaaattatttatacatAGCCAGtgttttcatctttattttagttttttacttTAGGGGAAAAAGAGCTTCTAATATGATTtggcaaaaataaataaaaagtttcagCCTCACAACTCAAGGCTAGCACCTTGCTCTGCCTTTGCTTCTGAAACCTAGTTATAAACAGAGAATAATGATATGCACTTACAACTTAAACAACCAGGGCATATCGCCGTAAGAAGTTGGAATTGTAGACCCACTGAAGTTGTTGTTATCAAGTTGACTGCAAAACAAACACAATGAAACTTCACACCAGAGAACTTAGGTAATATCCAGAGTATTTAAGTAATCTTATCTTGTCGGAGAAGGAAAGCTTAGAAATCATAACCTTGTTCAAGTTGGGAAGCAaaagaaaaggacaaaaaattcaaaacttgcCATTTTGAAGCATATCTGACATAAATATATGAAGGGTAGTAGGAACCATACAGTATTCGTAATAGTGGCATTTGGGAAAGCTCTGGTGGCAGATACCCTGATAAATTGTTATTATCAAGAAGCCTGCATTAGCAGAGCTGAAGATGGTCACTGATCTTATGAATTGTACAGAAAGATGAATCATCATTAAATACGAAAATATGACCAATCACTGGCTTACAAGTGAACAAGACTTGGCAATTTGTATAGCTCTGGCGGGATTTGCCCACTAATTGAATTGTTGTTCATGTGACTGCTCACATGGGACAAAAGAAAAACAGGACAgaatttagggaaaaaaaaaaaataataagtgaAGTAGGATTAGTCATTACGGTacaattttgagataatatgtGAAAACCCTCACAAATGCCTTGCTTTGTTCAAATTTGCAAATGATATGGGTATTGGTCCTGATATGTTGTTCTCGTCAATTTGTATTCTGTCCAACTTTGGAAGATAACCAAGCTCTTCAGGTAATGGACCTGTTAATTGGTTTCCATTCAGAAGCCTGGACACAAGGAGTATTAAATATGGAATCAGAGAAAAAGCCAATGTATTGCATATTATAAATTTGGAATATTAAAATACCAGATATTCAGAATCATGCCAACATATCAAGTAAATTAGTTCACACACGGATTATCTCTAATACTAAGTAGAAATCAAAATTTTGGAATACATTAACTACTACCTTATCTGCTTTTTTTAATGGAATAAGCATGAAATCATGTGATAACGATATTGAGTATCTAACCTctcacaaataaaaaaacaaacaacttACAATAGTTCCAAAGACGCAAGATTGCCTATCTCCTTGGGTATACTCCCACTTATGTTGTTCCACATAAAGTCCCTTTAACAGAGCAGATAGAGAAAGTAAGATACATAAATCAAAAGCCACCACAGGGTAGAGAAATTTTTTTCCCAGAATATCAACTGAAAGAGGTATCCATAAACTTTTATCCAGAAAAATATGTGAAGCACAAAAAGTATATTTCAGAGATGCTTCGCCTTACAATATTGTCAGGTTTGATAAGCGGCCAAGCTTTGGCGATAAATTTCCTAACAATTCCATTTTCAGAAGTTGCCTGCAAAGAGAGGTCCAAAGGAAAATTATTAAAGCATCAATACAAGTTTTTCAATAGAACTGCCCATTTATTAATAATGCCAAGTTTTGTCGAAGCTGATAATCTTATATTTGAACTTTTGACTAgtacaaatcttttttttgataaatattatGATGCCAGTCATGAATAATGATTGAGTCAATGGCCAATCATTATTGATGCTAGTCAtaagtattttttgaataaaaggaAAGAACACTAAAATTGTGGATAATATGGATGCATTAACCACATCTACACCATACTCCAAAGAATTAGTCAAAGTTATAATTAAAGCTCCTTGGAATCGCCTATAAAAGCTAGTTCCACCTAGTGAATATCTT includes:
- the LOC122292428 gene encoding probable LRR receptor-like serine/threonine-protein kinase At1g06840 isoform X1, whose translation is MATWSERYKDVVLHRLLGYLFPIIRWRTRTLQQFQNLDTLKSGSLFKMYQSTAWTYGIFFISWLCWSSLLARAQNLITHPEEVKALEEIKRSLIDPNNNLRNWNRGDPCTSNWTGIVCSNGTSNDGFRHVLQLYGWRILDFDKWQLLKMELLGNLSPKLGRLSNLTILDFMWNNISGSIPKEIGNLASLELLLLNGNQLTGPLPEELGYLPKLDRIQIDENNISGPIPISFANLNKARHFHMNNNSISGQIPPELYKLPSLVHLLLDNNNLSGYLPPELSQMPLLRILQLDNNNFSGSTIPTSYGDMPWLFKLSLRNCNLQGEMPDMSRVPKLLYLDLSSNKLNGSIPPDRLSENITTIDLSNNHLTGEIPINFTGLPRLQGLLIANNLLSGSIPSSIWQNRTLNNTEKLTVELQNNELSNITGSTDLPPNVTVWLQGNPLCLNANLVQFCGSKREDESKSQSPTNSTLPCSCPPPYEDSPTSDGCVCVAPLLIGYRLKSPGFSDFFPYRFEFEDYLTSGLELVRHQLYIDSLEWEEGPRLKMYLKLFPESFTFNDSEVQRIVNLFESWKIPDAKQTIFGPYELLNLTLPDDYKDAIPTPQRSSLSKGALAGIVLGAIAGAVTLSAVVFLLILRRHVRKTRAISRKRRASKASMKIDGVKFFTYGELATATNNFNSSTQAGQGGYGKVYKGILVDGSVVAIKRAQEGSLQGEKEFLTEIELLSRLHHRNLVSLVGYCDEEWEQMLVYEFMSNGTLRDNLSAKAKAPLNFAMRLRIALGSAKGILYLHTDANPPIFHRDIKASNILLDSKYRAKVADFGLSRLAPVADIEGTVPNYVSTVVKGTPGYLDPEYFLTHKLTDKSDVYSLGVVFLELLTGMQPISHGKNIVREVNVAYQSGMIFSIIDEQMGSYPSESVVKFFTLALKCCQEDTDARPSMAEVVRELESICSMTPEADSITADHMFTDVEKVVTPPPSSSSSTVKYPYVSLDVSGSNLESEVTPTINPR